In one window of Rhizobium sp. ACO-34A DNA:
- a CDS encoding ABC transporter substrate-binding protein, whose protein sequence is MNRRKFFKQAGSVGLGAAASAALAAPAIAQENPKITWRLTSSFPKSLDIIFDAATDIARSVSEASGGNFTIQTFAAGEVVPALQAADAVTSGTVEMAHTCCYYYIGKDPAFALGTAIPFGLNARMTNSWFTAGGGGQLLNEFLAGYNLYGLPAGNTGAQMGGWYRKEIKTIDDLKGLKMRIAGLAGEIMGKVGVTPQQIAGSDVYPALEKGTIDATEFVGPYDDYKLGFYKVAKYYYYPAWWEGGPTVHALFNLEKFNELPESYKRMLTDACAAANARMLARYDASNATALRQLVAEGTQLRAFSSDILDVCHKAALETYADLSAKNENFKKLYDSQQAFKKDAYLWAQVAEYGFDTYMMLQQRAGTL, encoded by the coding sequence ATGAACCGCCGTAAATTTTTCAAGCAGGCCGGATCCGTCGGCCTGGGGGCAGCAGCTTCCGCAGCACTTGCCGCGCCGGCCATCGCGCAGGAAAATCCCAAGATCACCTGGCGCCTGACCTCGTCCTTCCCGAAGAGCCTGGATATCATCTTCGACGCCGCAACCGATATCGCCAGGAGCGTGTCGGAAGCCTCGGGCGGAAACTTCACCATCCAGACCTTTGCCGCCGGCGAAGTGGTGCCGGCGCTGCAGGCTGCCGACGCCGTGACCTCGGGCACAGTCGAGATGGCGCATACCTGCTGCTATTACTATATCGGCAAGGATCCGGCCTTCGCGCTCGGTACGGCCATTCCCTTCGGCCTCAATGCCCGCATGACCAATTCCTGGTTCACCGCCGGCGGTGGCGGTCAGCTGCTCAATGAATTCCTCGCAGGCTACAACCTCTACGGTCTGCCGGCCGGCAACACCGGCGCCCAGATGGGCGGCTGGTACCGCAAGGAAATCAAGACCATCGACGACCTCAAGGGTCTGAAGATGCGCATCGCCGGTCTCGCCGGCGAGATCATGGGCAAGGTCGGCGTGACGCCGCAGCAGATCGCCGGTTCGGACGTCTATCCGGCGCTGGAAAAGGGCACGATCGATGCCACCGAGTTCGTCGGTCCCTATGACGACTACAAGCTCGGCTTCTACAAGGTCGCCAAGTATTACTACTACCCGGCCTGGTGGGAAGGCGGCCCGACCGTTCACGCCCTCTTCAACCTCGAGAAGTTCAACGAGCTTCCGGAAAGCTACAAGCGCATGCTGACCGACGCCTGCGCTGCCGCGAACGCCCGCATGCTGGCCCGCTACGACGCGTCCAACGCCACGGCCCTGCGCCAGCTCGTTGCCGAGGGCACGCAGCTTCGCGCCTTCAGCTCGGATATCCTCGACGTGTGCCACAAGGCAGCGCTCGAGACCTATGCCGATCTCAGCGCCAAGAACGAGAATTTCAAGAAGCTCTACGACAGCCAGCAGGCCTTCAAGAAGGACGCATACCTCTGGGCGCAGGTCGCCGAATACGGCTTCGACACCTACATGATGCTGCAGCAGCGCGCCGGCACGCTCTGA
- a CDS encoding AraC family transcriptional regulator — MRVIDLTGAAQSVDQDYHNQSLIWIEQANEPVLALGRVYPAGFKVALHSHRRTQLWFARRGIVLVSTDDRRWMIPPGHALIIPAGVEHSAEMISAVEMRSIYVNVASDEARRPRVVEVTPLAQNLIEELVGEEDRPVRENRLTMVTDLLLDEFRQLPERPLGLPFPHDQRLARLCRQFLKIPSATVSIDDWAREMGIGRRSFTRLFRAQTGISFVTWRQQACLFASLPRLADGEAITNVALDAGYENIAAFSTMFRRMLGRSPSTYLKTRTP; from the coding sequence ATGCGCGTGATTGATCTTACCGGGGCGGCTCAAAGTGTCGACCAGGACTATCACAATCAAAGTCTGATCTGGATCGAGCAGGCAAACGAGCCGGTTCTGGCGCTTGGCCGCGTTTATCCCGCCGGTTTCAAAGTTGCCCTTCATTCGCACAGGCGCACACAGCTCTGGTTCGCGCGGCGCGGCATCGTGCTCGTCAGCACGGATGACAGGCGATGGATGATCCCGCCCGGCCATGCCCTCATCATTCCCGCCGGCGTGGAACATTCCGCCGAGATGATCAGCGCCGTGGAAATGCGCTCCATCTATGTGAATGTCGCCAGCGACGAGGCCAGACGGCCGCGGGTGGTCGAAGTCACCCCGCTTGCGCAAAACCTGATCGAGGAACTGGTTGGGGAGGAAGACAGGCCGGTCAGGGAAAACCGGCTGACGATGGTCACCGACCTGCTGCTCGACGAATTCCGCCAATTGCCGGAACGGCCGCTCGGCCTGCCCTTCCCCCATGACCAGAGGCTGGCGCGGCTTTGCCGGCAATTCCTGAAAATTCCCTCGGCAACCGTCAGCATCGATGACTGGGCGCGGGAAATGGGAATCGGCCGCCGCTCCTTCACCCGGCTGTTTCGGGCGCAAACCGGCATCAGCTTCGTGACGTGGCGGCAGCAGGCATGCCTTTTCGCTTCCCTGCCGCGGCTGGCCGATGGCGAGGCGATCACCAATGTCGCGCTCGACGCCGGCTATGAAAACATCGCGGCCTTCTCCACCATGTTCCGGCGCATGCTCGGCCGGTCTCCCAGCACCTATCTGAAGACGCGGACGCCCTGA
- a CDS encoding MFS transporter: protein MASIAATGSQVERTAFSIIFAASFCHMLNDIMQSLLTSLYPLLKDNYALDFVQIGLLTFAFQVTASLLQPAVGIITDRWPMPFSLPAAMLSTCAGLITLAYAGHFSVLVLGACLIGIGSAIFHPEASRVARLASGGRHGLAQSFFQVGGNTGTAIGPLLAAFIVIPRGQGVLSWFSLIALLGFCVLSGVSVWYMRHRRSNAGRPSPNRTLPLPRNQVAWTLAILIVLTATKNAYLASLSSYFTFFAIHKFGVGVQDAQIMLFLFLGASAAGVFFGGPIGDRFGSRAVIWFSILGVIPFALLLPYADLFWTSVLVVVIGFIFSSAFSAIVVFAQELVPGRVGLIAGLFFGFAFGFGGIGAAVLGVFADRQGIEFVYSVCSYMPLLGLLTILLPRLPSQRRA from the coding sequence ATGGCCAGTATAGCCGCCACCGGAAGCCAGGTCGAAAGGACCGCCTTCTCCATCATTTTCGCCGCAAGCTTCTGCCACATGCTCAACGACATCATGCAGTCGCTTCTGACGTCGCTCTACCCGCTTCTGAAGGACAATTACGCCCTCGATTTCGTGCAGATCGGCCTTCTGACCTTTGCCTTTCAGGTCACGGCATCGCTGCTGCAGCCGGCCGTCGGCATCATCACGGATCGCTGGCCCATGCCCTTTTCCCTGCCGGCGGCCATGCTGTCCACCTGCGCCGGCCTGATCACCCTTGCCTATGCCGGGCATTTCTCGGTGCTGGTGCTCGGGGCCTGCCTGATCGGCATCGGTTCGGCGATCTTTCATCCGGAAGCTTCGCGCGTCGCCCGGCTTGCATCCGGCGGTCGCCATGGTCTGGCGCAATCCTTCTTCCAGGTCGGCGGCAATACCGGCACGGCCATCGGCCCGCTGCTCGCCGCCTTCATTGTCATCCCGCGCGGACAGGGCGTCTTGAGCTGGTTCTCGCTGATCGCGCTTCTCGGTTTTTGCGTGCTCTCGGGCGTCAGCGTCTGGTACATGCGCCATCGTCGCAGCAATGCCGGCCGCCCATCGCCGAACCGCACACTGCCGCTGCCGCGCAATCAGGTGGCCTGGACGCTTGCCATCCTGATCGTGCTGACGGCGACCAAGAATGCCTATCTGGCAAGCCTTTCGAGCTACTTCACCTTCTTCGCCATCCACAAGTTCGGGGTCGGCGTGCAGGATGCCCAGATCATGCTGTTCCTCTTCCTCGGCGCATCGGCGGCCGGCGTCTTCTTCGGTGGGCCGATCGGCGACCGCTTCGGCTCGCGGGCGGTGATCTGGTTCTCGATCCTCGGTGTCATCCCCTTCGCGCTGCTGCTTCCCTATGCCGACCTGTTCTGGACCTCGGTGCTGGTGGTGGTGATCGGCTTCATCTTCTCCTCCGCCTTCTCGGCCATCGTCGTCTTCGCGCAGGAACTGGTGCCGGGCCGCGTCGGGCTGATAGCCGGCCTGTTCTTCGGCTTTGCCTTCGGCTTCGGCGGTATCGGTGCAGCCGTTCTCGGCGTCTTTGCCGACAGGCAGGGCATCGAGTTCGTCTACAGCGTCTGCTCCTACATGCCGCTTCTCGGCCTGTTGACCATTCTCCTGCCGCGCCTGCCGAGCCAGCGGCGCGCGTAA
- a CDS encoding flavin-nucleotide-binding protein, translating into MSTSTIEAETGSYPVTDRNRVKRLHERGSYDRTAVHAILDAGMLCHVAYVIDGQPFCTPTIHWREGDMLYWHGSSASRMLRHLKTGTPACLTVSHLDGLVLARSGFNHSANYRSAMCFGTARLVEDPAEKEKALRAVIDRFYPDRSTLLRPTTGQEIKATAVIGMRIEDASAKVRAKGVGDDEEDYDLPVWAGVIPVRTVIGETEASPHLPAGVSKPETLSLFSTGTRLDDALTETQRLYEEAGNQ; encoded by the coding sequence ATGTCCACCAGCACCATCGAAGCCGAAACCGGCTCCTACCCCGTTACCGACCGCAACCGGGTCAAGCGTCTGCACGAACGCGGCAGCTATGACCGCACCGCCGTGCATGCGATCCTCGATGCCGGCATGCTCTGTCATGTGGCCTATGTGATCGACGGCCAGCCCTTCTGCACGCCGACGATCCACTGGCGCGAAGGCGACATGCTCTACTGGCACGGTTCGTCAGCCAGCCGCATGCTGCGCCATCTCAAGACCGGAACGCCGGCCTGCCTGACGGTTTCGCATCTGGACGGGCTGGTGCTCGCCCGTTCCGGCTTCAACCATTCGGCCAATTACCGCTCTGCCATGTGCTTCGGCACCGCCCGACTGGTCGAAGACCCGGCCGAGAAGGAAAAGGCGCTGCGCGCCGTCATCGATCGCTTCTATCCGGACCGCAGCACATTGCTGAGGCCAACAACCGGGCAGGAGATCAAGGCGACGGCCGTCATCGGCATGCGGATCGAGGATGCCTCGGCCAAGGTTCGCGCCAAGGGCGTCGGCGATGACGAGGAAGATTACGACCTGCCGGTCTGGGCCGGCGTCATTCCCGTCCGCACGGTGATCGGCGAGACGGAAGCCTCGCCGCATCTTCCGGCCGGCGTATCGAAGCCGGAAACGCTCTCGCTTTTCAGCACCGGAACGAGGCTGGACGACGCACTGACCGAGACCCAGCGGCTCTATGAAGAGGCCGGCAACCAATAA
- a CDS encoding transcriptional regulator, whose protein sequence is MSKMKTNPADWSALIPVLPDDGPHTAALYRTIRRLIETGTIAPGTKLPPTRDLAARLKVSRGSVVAAFEMLIADGFAEARTGAGTFVAGQVPVLRAPDVVVEVTGDIAPPLPGTLGIATADARTLKTFRALLSWHLARPGFEHFHYGDPRGSADLREAVASYLRTARGVRCDGASVVITHGTQQALDLFIRSALQPGDGVWIEDPCYPMARTAFAEAGMRLSGIPVDGEGLDPVAGESVMPMARAIYVTPSHQFPLGVTMTMPRRLALIDWARRNDAWIVEDDYDSEFRYAGPPLTSLQGMDDTGHVIYVGTFSKALFPGLRMGYMVVPPPLRKKVVALKSRTDRYPPTLAEAALTDLLREGHFAAHLRRARRRTEAARNELVAGLLSNPRAGIEVETPDQGLHLIARLPAGLEDTALVEKAMAAGLGVRALSSMSVSGTPRQGLVIGFSGFSGEDLKAAASRFVASL, encoded by the coding sequence ATGTCAAAAATGAAGACCAATCCGGCCGACTGGTCGGCCCTGATCCCGGTGTTGCCGGATGACGGGCCGCATACGGCCGCGCTCTACCGAACCATCCGCCGGCTGATCGAGACGGGCACGATTGCGCCGGGAACCAAGCTTCCGCCGACGCGGGATCTGGCGGCCCGCCTGAAGGTCTCCCGCGGATCGGTGGTCGCCGCTTTCGAAATGCTGATCGCCGATGGCTTCGCCGAGGCGCGAACCGGGGCCGGAACCTTCGTGGCGGGGCAGGTCCCGGTTCTGCGTGCACCTGATGTGGTCGTGGAAGTGACGGGCGACATCGCGCCGCCCCTGCCGGGCACGCTGGGGATCGCCACTGCCGATGCCCGTACGCTGAAGACGTTCCGGGCGCTGTTATCCTGGCATCTGGCGCGGCCGGGCTTCGAACACTTCCATTATGGCGATCCGCGCGGTTCGGCGGATCTGCGCGAAGCCGTCGCCAGCTATCTGCGGACGGCACGCGGAGTGCGCTGCGACGGCGCTTCCGTCGTCATCACCCATGGCACCCAGCAGGCGCTCGATCTCTTCATCCGCAGCGCCTTGCAGCCGGGAGACGGCGTGTGGATCGAGGATCCCTGCTATCCCATGGCGCGGACAGCTTTTGCTGAAGCCGGAATGCGGCTTTCGGGTATTCCAGTGGATGGCGAAGGTCTGGATCCGGTGGCGGGAGAAAGCGTGATGCCGATGGCGCGTGCCATCTATGTCACGCCATCGCACCAGTTTCCTCTGGGCGTCACCATGACCATGCCGCGCAGGCTGGCGCTGATCGACTGGGCGCGGCGCAACGACGCCTGGATCGTCGAGGATGATTACGACAGCGAGTTTCGCTATGCCGGACCGCCGCTCACCTCGCTGCAGGGCATGGATGACACGGGCCACGTCATCTATGTCGGCACCTTTTCCAAGGCGCTCTTTCCTGGCCTCCGCATGGGTTACATGGTCGTGCCGCCGCCCTTGCGGAAAAAGGTCGTGGCGCTGAAGAGCCGCACGGACCGATACCCGCCGACGCTGGCGGAGGCAGCGCTTACCGATCTGCTGCGCGAAGGGCATTTTGCTGCCCATCTGCGCCGCGCCCGTCGCCGCACCGAGGCTGCGAGGAACGAACTGGTCGCGGGGCTGCTGTCCAATCCACGGGCGGGTATCGAGGTCGAGACGCCCGATCAGGGGCTGCATCTCATCGCCCGGTTGCCGGCGGGTCTCGAGGATACGGCGCTGGTGGAGAAGGCGATGGCGGCGGGACTGGGCGTGCGGGCCTTGTCATCCATGAGCGTTTCGGGAACGCCCCGGCAGGGGCTCGTTATCGGCTTCTCCGGTTTCAGCGGCGAGGACCTCAAGGCGGCGGCTAGCCGCTTCGTCGCGAGCTTGTGA
- a CDS encoding oxidoreductase has protein sequence MLRFGILSTAKIGRELVVPAIQDAETCVVTAVASRDLARARAMADRFSVPHAFGSYEEMLASDVIDAVYIPVPTAQHVEWAIKAADAGKHVLCEKPLALKAAEIDAVIAARDRNGVLVSEAFMVTYAPVWRKVRSLLAEGAIGKLRHVQGAFTYFNRDPSNMRNKPELGGGGLPDIGVYPSISTRFATGAEPQRVQAVVERDPEFGTDVYASIKADFGDFELSFYISTQMANRQTMVFHGTEGFIEVRSPFNADRWGAEEVELTNRAHTESQIFRFQDSRQYRREAEAFAHAVETGDYSDVVSLENSRANQLFIDAIYRAGEKDGWEAV, from the coding sequence ATGTTGCGCTTTGGAATTCTGTCGACGGCGAAGATCGGACGCGAGCTGGTGGTTCCGGCGATACAGGATGCGGAAACCTGCGTCGTTACCGCCGTGGCGAGCCGCGATCTGGCCAGGGCACGCGCCATGGCCGACCGCTTTTCCGTGCCGCATGCCTTCGGTTCTTATGAGGAAATGCTGGCGTCCGACGTGATCGACGCCGTCTATATTCCAGTGCCGACGGCGCAGCATGTCGAATGGGCGATCAAGGCGGCCGATGCCGGCAAGCATGTGCTCTGCGAAAAGCCGCTGGCTCTGAAGGCCGCGGAGATCGACGCCGTCATCGCCGCCCGTGACCGCAATGGCGTTCTCGTCTCCGAAGCGTTCATGGTGACTTACGCTCCCGTATGGCGCAAGGTGCGCTCGCTGCTTGCGGAAGGTGCAATCGGCAAGCTTCGGCACGTGCAGGGCGCCTTTACCTATTTCAATCGCGACCCTTCCAACATGCGCAACAAGCCCGAACTCGGTGGTGGCGGCCTGCCGGATATCGGCGTCTATCCGTCGATCTCGACCCGGTTCGCGACGGGAGCGGAACCGCAGCGCGTGCAGGCCGTGGTCGAGCGCGACCCGGAATTCGGCACGGACGTCTATGCCAGCATCAAGGCCGATTTCGGCGATTTCGAGCTGAGCTTCTATATTTCCACCCAGATGGCCAACCGCCAGACCATGGTGTTTCACGGCACGGAAGGCTTCATCGAGGTCCGCTCGCCCTTCAACGCCGACCGCTGGGGCGCGGAAGAGGTGGAACTGACCAACCGGGCGCATACCGAGTCGCAGATCTTCCGTTTCCAGGACAGCCGTCAGTATCGCCGCGAGGCAGAAGCCTTCGCGCATGCCGTGGAAACCGGTGATTACAGCGATGTCGTGAGCCTCGAGAATTCCCGCGCCAACCAGCTCTTCATCGACGCGATCTACCGCGCCGGCGAGAAGGACGGCTGGGAGGCGGTTTAA
- a CDS encoding glycosyl transferase has translation MRGTWPDNLEVAVLLPCYNEAATIGDVVRSFREALPEARVYVYDNNSTDSTALTATLAGATVVRERRQGKGHVVRRMFCDIDADIYVMADGDGTYAPEDAEELIRTLITERADMVVGTRRGVHADAGRQGHAFGNRMFNALYRFLFGNDFTDILSGYRAFSRRFVKSFPAVSGGFEIETEMSVHATRLKLPVCELELDYGRRPEGSHSKLSTFRDGAKILWMFAMLMKEIRPFAFFGSISAALLALSVGFMVPVLFEFFATGYVSRVPSWILATVLLMMSFLSLTAALILDSLARSRAEQLRIHYMNLPALRPALSEKAASGSHENNAVRRGKVDAA, from the coding sequence ATGCGCGGAACGTGGCCAGACAATCTCGAGGTGGCTGTTCTCCTGCCCTGCTACAACGAGGCCGCGACCATCGGCGATGTCGTGCGCAGCTTTCGCGAGGCGCTGCCGGAGGCCCGCGTCTATGTCTACGACAACAACTCGACCGACAGCACCGCGCTGACCGCCACACTGGCGGGCGCGACCGTGGTGCGCGAGCGTCGCCAGGGCAAGGGCCATGTCGTGCGCCGCATGTTCTGCGACATCGACGCCGACATCTATGTCATGGCCGATGGCGACGGCACTTATGCACCAGAGGATGCCGAGGAACTGATCCGCACCCTGATCACCGAGCGGGCCGACATGGTTGTCGGCACGCGGCGCGGCGTGCATGCCGATGCCGGTCGCCAGGGCCACGCCTTCGGCAACCGCATGTTCAATGCGCTCTACCGCTTCCTGTTCGGCAATGATTTCACCGATATCCTGTCCGGCTACCGGGCGTTTTCGCGCCGGTTCGTGAAGAGCTTCCCCGCCGTTTCCGGCGGTTTCGAGATCGAGACGGAAATGTCGGTGCATGCGACCCGGCTGAAACTGCCGGTCTGCGAACTGGAACTCGATTACGGCCGGCGTCCGGAGGGCTCGCACTCCAAGCTTTCGACCTTCCGCGATGGCGCGAAGATCCTCTGGATGTTCGCCATGCTGATGAAGGAAATCCGGCCCTTCGCCTTCTTCGGCAGCATCAGCGCCGCCCTTCTGGCTCTGAGCGTCGGCTTCATGGTGCCGGTTCTCTTCGAATTCTTCGCCACCGGTTATGTCAGCCGCGTTCCGAGCTGGATTCTCGCCACAGTCCTGTTGATGATGTCGTTCCTGTCGCTGACGGCCGCGCTGATCCTGGATTCGCTCGCCCGCTCGCGCGCCGAACAGTTGAGGATCCACTACATGAACCTGCCGGCCCTGCGCCCCGCGCTTTCCGAAAAGGCCGCCAGCGGCAGCCACGAAAACAACGCCGTCCGTCGCGGCAAAGTGGATGCCGCATGA
- a CDS encoding exodeoxyribonuclease VII large subunit gives MNSFFNDDSRSNLAEFTVSELSGSIKRTIETAFDHVRVRGEISGYRGPHSSGHAYFSLKDDKSRIDAVIWKGSFSKLKYRPEEGMEVIATGRITTFPGSSKYQIVIEQMEPAGAGALMALIEERKRKLGAEGLFDAARKRPLPFMPRVIGVVTSPTGAVIRDILHRISDRFPVHVVVWPVKVQGEGSGEEVANAINGFNALRPGDDIPRPDVLIVARGGGSLEDLWSFNDEIVVRAAAASEIPLISAVGHETDWTLIDYAADVRAPTPTGAAEMAVPVKAELVAQVANLSARHSGAFARQMDQRRQNLRALARALPSLDQLLALPRRRFDEAATALGRSLELNTMAKRRSFERVAGALRPDMLARRIQERRQIVAERSALAERIIERTIDRLRTRIGRADAALTAVPARLKGHTDRGRDRLSSLMQRADSAMANELRAQRAALTGHERMLQSLSYKNVLMRGYAVIRDGDDRPVSRAAGLAAGDAISIEFADGRVAAVTGERDGTPPASAPTAPVQPKTAPAARAARKTEPPSGQGSLF, from the coding sequence ATGAACAGTTTCTTCAACGACGATTCGCGCAGCAATCTCGCCGAGTTCACGGTCTCGGAACTGTCGGGCTCGATCAAGCGCACGATCGAAACCGCTTTCGACCATGTGCGGGTGCGTGGCGAAATCTCCGGCTATCGCGGCCCTCATTCTTCGGGCCATGCCTATTTCAGCCTGAAGGACGACAAGTCGCGCATCGACGCGGTGATCTGGAAGGGTTCCTTCTCCAAGCTGAAATATCGGCCGGAAGAGGGCATGGAAGTCATCGCCACCGGGCGCATCACCACCTTCCCCGGCTCGTCCAAATACCAGATCGTCATCGAGCAGATGGAGCCGGCCGGCGCCGGCGCGCTGATGGCCCTGATTGAGGAGCGCAAGCGCAAGCTCGGCGCCGAGGGTCTGTTCGATGCGGCGCGCAAGAGGCCGCTGCCCTTCATGCCCAGGGTGATCGGTGTCGTGACGTCTCCGACCGGCGCGGTCATCCGGGATATCCTTCACCGCATCTCGGACCGCTTTCCGGTGCATGTCGTCGTCTGGCCGGTCAAGGTGCAGGGCGAGGGCTCCGGCGAGGAGGTGGCCAACGCCATCAACGGCTTCAACGCGCTGCGTCCCGGCGATGATATCCCGCGGCCGGATGTGCTGATCGTCGCGCGTGGCGGCGGCAGTCTCGAAGACCTCTGGAGCTTCAACGACGAGATCGTGGTGAGAGCCGCGGCAGCAAGCGAAATTCCGCTGATTTCCGCCGTCGGTCACGAAACCGACTGGACGCTGATCGACTATGCCGCCGACGTTCGCGCGCCGACCCCGACGGGCGCCGCCGAAATGGCGGTGCCGGTCAAGGCGGAGCTGGTGGCGCAGGTGGCCAATCTCTCGGCCCGACATTCCGGCGCATTTGCAAGGCAGATGGACCAGCGGCGGCAGAATCTGCGGGCGCTTGCCCGCGCGCTTCCTTCCCTTGACCAGTTGCTGGCCCTGCCGCGTCGTCGCTTCGACGAAGCTGCGACCGCCCTTGGCCGGAGCCTCGAACTCAACACCATGGCCAAGCGCCGAAGCTTCGAGCGCGTGGCAGGCGCGCTTCGGCCCGACATGCTGGCCCGGCGCATTCAGGAACGGCGGCAGATCGTTGCCGAGCGGTCGGCGCTTGCCGAACGCATCATCGAGCGGACGATAGACCGCCTGAGGACGAGGATCGGCCGCGCCGATGCCGCCCTGACGGCGGTTCCGGCACGTCTGAAGGGGCATACGGATCGGGGCCGCGACCGGTTGTCGAGCCTCATGCAGAGAGCGGACAGTGCCATGGCCAATGAGCTGAGGGCGCAGCGCGCGGCCCTGACGGGCCATGAGCGCATGCTGCAGTCGCTTTCCTACAAGAATGTTCTGATGCGGGGTTACGCGGTCATCCGCGATGGCGATGACCGGCCTGTTTCCCGCGCCGCTGGGCTGGCGGCAGGGGACGCAATATCGATCGAGTTCGCCGACGGACGTGTCGCCGCAGTGACGGGTGAGCGTGACGGGACACCGCCTGCTTCCGCGCCGACTGCCCCTGTGCAGCCAAAGACGGCGCCGGCTGCCCGAGCGGCAAGGAAAACCGAACCGCCGAGCGGGCAGGGGAGCCTGTTCTGA
- a CDS encoding NAD(P)H dehydrogenase, with the protein MSGRRFLVVLAHPLPESFAATMAREIRETLEAKGHSVDLLDLYAEDFDPRLTAAERAGYMQPPYDFSGVQALVDRLRAADGLILVFPQWWFNLPAILKGFIDRVFVPGVAFDHDPDGGRLVPRLGNIRTFWVVTTTGSPWWVVHFYMGNPMKRILKRGVAAFCSRGLDFRMFSLHDMDRVTEKRCGRFMGKVRQALARL; encoded by the coding sequence ATGAGCGGGCGGCGCTTTCTCGTGGTGCTCGCCCATCCGTTGCCGGAGAGCTTTGCCGCCACGATGGCGAGAGAGATCAGGGAAACGCTGGAGGCGAAGGGGCATAGCGTCGACTTGCTCGACCTCTATGCCGAGGATTTCGACCCGCGGCTTACCGCCGCCGAGCGTGCTGGCTACATGCAGCCGCCCTATGATTTCTCCGGCGTTCAGGCGCTGGTCGACCGGCTTCGCGCGGCCGATGGCCTCATTCTCGTCTTTCCGCAATGGTGGTTCAACCTGCCGGCCATTCTCAAAGGCTTCATCGACCGCGTCTTCGTGCCGGGCGTGGCTTTCGATCACGATCCGGACGGCGGCCGGCTGGTGCCGCGGCTCGGCAATATCCGCACATTCTGGGTCGTCACCACGACGGGCTCGCCCTGGTGGGTCGTGCACTTCTACATGGGCAATCCCATGAAGCGCATCCTGAAGCGCGGCGTGGCCGCCTTCTGCTCCCGCGGCCTCGATTTCCGCATGTTCTCGCTGCATGACATGGACCGCGTCACGGAGAAAAGATGCGGGCGGTTCATGGGAAAGGTCAGGCAGGCGCTCGCCCGCCTCTGA
- a CDS encoding MarR family transcriptional regulator, with product MSEKTDKVDAILAQWARERPDLDTRAMGLFGRLARLRIHVGREIEDVLRRHGLTSSSFDVLATLRRSGAPYRLSPGELLDTLMVTSGTMTNRIDQLEKQDFVERVVNPDDRRSVLIGLTETGLALVDETVTDHVANQNRLVSALSEEDRETFDRLLRTYLASFE from the coding sequence ATGAGCGAAAAGACCGACAAGGTGGATGCCATTCTCGCCCAATGGGCGCGGGAAAGGCCTGATCTCGATACCCGCGCCATGGGCCTTTTCGGCCGGCTGGCGCGGCTGAGGATCCATGTCGGCCGGGAAATCGAGGACGTGCTTCGCCGGCACGGCCTGACATCATCGAGCTTCGACGTACTGGCGACCCTCAGGCGCTCAGGCGCGCCTTACCGGCTCTCCCCGGGCGAGTTGCTGGATACGCTGATGGTCACGTCGGGAACGATGACCAACCGGATCGACCAGCTTGAGAAGCAAGACTTCGTGGAGCGCGTCGTCAATCCGGACGACCGGCGCAGCGTGCTGATCGGGCTGACGGAAACGGGGCTGGCGCTGGTCGACGAAACAGTGACCGATCATGTCGCCAACCAGAACAGGCTGGTCTCGGCGCTCAGCGAAGAGGATCGGGAAACATTCGACCGGCTGCTGCGGACCTATCTGGCATCGTTCGAATAA